Genomic window (Gemmatimonadota bacterium):
GTTTTTTTGCCACCCGTGCCTACGCACTTCAGCGCATCAATACGCTCGAACGCAAACACGGTCCTTATTACTCATCCTCGCCCTATTACTTTGCCTTTTTCGATATCGCCAAAGCCGTCTTCAAAGACAAACCCGATCAGGTGCGTCGTTTTCTCGACAAACAAAATACCGACCCGGAAGCCGAGCCGGTCGAAGCCCTCGTAGCTGAAATGGAGCGCGTTTACAATGCCGAAGATGTAGAAGATATTCGCCCCTATCCCGATGCCTTACACACCCTTCGGGAATTGCGCCAGGCAGGCTACAAACTGTTTCTCGTCACGCTGGGTAGGGTGCGCCGCCAGCGCAACAAAATTGATCGCTTGGGCATTGCTCCTTATTTTGATCGCATCATCAACGAAGGTCCCCCCGCACATGCCTACTGGTTTTCAGAACTCAGGGAAAGCCACAACCTCTCTCCCGACCAACTCATCGTCGTCGGTGACCGCACCCAGGATGAAATCCGCGCGGGCAATCGTCATGGACTCACCACAATCTGGTTGCGGCGCGGAAGATTCTCCCGCGAAACACCCGCAATAGGTGACCGTCCTGACTACGAAATCAAATACCTCGCCCAACTATCTACATTATTGCACCTCTCCCGGATCGGGAAAACCCCAGACAGATTCAGAATTGCCGTTATCGGCGGCGGCACCGGCCTGCCCACTGTTTTGCGCGGGCTGCGTCCCTATACCCGTCATCCAACAGCCGTCGTTGCCGTAACCGATTCAGGTGCTTCCTCGGGGCGTATCCGCTGGAATTTGGGCGTCCAGCCTCCCGGCGACATTCGCAATGCCCTCACAGCACTCGCCGATCCCGAACAAATCTCTCAGGGACTTTTCAACGTCTTCCAACACCGATTTCCCAACAGCGAACAAGAATCTGGTATTTTTAAGAACGACCATATTGGCAATTTTCTCGTGGCTGCCCTCACCCAGCAACTCGGGGATTTCCATGCCGCCATAAAAACGGCCAGCGACATGCTGCACGTACAGGGCACCGTTTTCCCTGCCAGCACTGACAATGTCGATATTTGCGCCAAACTGACAAATGGCGAACATCGCTATACCGAGTGGATGGTCAGAAAACCCGACAAATCACCACTCGAGCGGGCGTATCTCGTCACCAACGACGCACTCTTACGCGAACTCAATCGCAAAAACAGCGCGCTTGAGCGCGTCATAGATCCCGAAACAGGACAGGTTGAGATCCGTGTGCGCCTGGGGCACAAAGTAAGCCTGGAACAAAATCAGATCAGAGCACCGCGCGAGGCCCTGCAGGCCATTGCAGACGCAGATGTCGTCGTCATTGGACCGGGTAGCCTGTACACAAGCGTCATCACCAATCTGCTCGTACCCGACATTCAAAAAGCACTGGTCAAACGCGCTCAGAGCAAAACCATCTATGTTTGCAACATCGTCACACAACCCGGGCAGACCGACAATTTTAGAGCCTCTGATCACCTCAAAGCCATCCTCAAACACCTTCCCAAAAATCAGCGCGATGGCGTTATCGATCACATGCTCGTACAGGACCTCCGCATATTCCAAACGCCCAAAAGCGAGGACTGGCACCCACTGCTTAAAAAATACAAAAAAGATGGCAAAATCCTGGTTGAATGCGATACGAAAACGCTCGACACACTCGGTCCCTGGACCCGCGCAGACTTCTTAGAAGAATTTCATCCCGATGCCATAGAGCGCGGCGAGGGCGATTTTATCAGCCACGACCCGGCCAAAGTCGCCGATGCGATCTGTCGCATTTTCTGCGGCTTGAGCGTGCCGGACTACTGGGGTCTGAACGAATGACGGCAAAAATCAGAGGCATTATTTTTGACCTCGACGACACCCTCTTTGATTGCACGGGGCAACTCACCCAACCGGCTCGCCGCAGGGCCGCTCAAATCCTCGCGTCAGCACATCCTAACCTCTCAATTGAAACCTGTTATCAGCAACAGGTGTCGCTTTCCCAAACGCACGGCTCTTCAGAGGCCATTCGCATACTCGGTACACAGTACAATATCCCATCCAACATCGCAGAACAGGCGCTCAACGCGTACAATCCCCGCAACGTGGAAGCCATCACCCCATTCCCCGATGTACCCTCCACCCTTGCTACCCTTGTCCAACGAGGTTATCAACTCGCCCTTGTCACCTCTGGAAATCCCGACCGCCAGCGCGAAAAAGTTCGCCTTCTCGGCTTGTGCAATTATTTTAGCGAGGCCGATAATACACTCATCCTGCTCAACGACCGAAAAAGCAATGATAAAACACCATCCCTCACGCAAGCCGCAAAAGCACTATCTCTGTCCCATGCCCACATTCTATGCGTGGGTGACAAACTCACCGATGAAATCGCCACGGCAAAAACCCTGGGTATGGCCACTGCACGCATGCGCCATGGCCGACAAAAAAACAGAAAGCCCCAAACCCCATCAGAACAGCCCGATATCGAAATAGACCACATCTCTCAACTCCTCCCTCTCCTCTCCTAACGCCTGCAAACGCAAATCTCATCCCCCCGTTTTATACCAAGCGTCCTGCTTGCACTGCCCTCGCAAACCGCGATCTCCAGCGTATCCAAACTGCCGTAAAGCGCCAGCGCTTCCCCCTTTTCGACCTCGCTATATGTCTGACATATCCGATCAAACCGGATCGCGCCAATGATAATCTCAAAATCTCCATCGGGATATTTTTCATCAATTTGCGACCGCGTAATCATTGAAATCGCATTGCCAAAATGGTCAACACACACCACCCGCCCAACGAGTGCATCGTCACGTTCTTCAACGCCCCACAAATCACATGTAACTGGATCCTCAATTTCCGGTCCCACCTCTTCACACGATACCCCTCGGAGTAAATGCGCCCCCACCTGGGCAAATACATCTCGACCGTGGAACGTCGAACTCACTTGCGGGCGCATCAATGCAGCATTTTCAATCGCCACAATACGCCGCACCCCTTCTCGCTCATAGACAGGAGAAAACAGGCCATTATCCGGTCCGACATACAGAAATTGCTCTGTTTCAACGACAATCCCTCGGCGATCACTCCCCACCCCCGGATCAACCACCCCAACATGCACGCTGCCCTCTGGAAAAAAAGGGCACGCGGAATACATGGCAAAAGCGCCAGCAGCAACATCCTGAGGGGACACCTGATGTGTTATATCTACAATTTGAGCATCTGGCACACAGGTGAGCACCACGCCCTTCATCACAGCAACATAGCCATCAGAAATGCCAAAGTCCGTTGTAAGTGTTAATATTCGGCTCATATCACCACCTAAAAGACATTCGCCTCTTTCATACTTAGAAACCGCTCCGAACCGACGATCAGATGATCGAGCACCTCAATCCCCATAATCTCACCAGCCTGCACCATGCGGCGCGTGAGTTCAATATCTTCTCGGCTCGGTGTCACATCGCCGCTGGGATGATTGTGCGCCAAAATCACACTCGCAGCAGACGACCCCACGGCTGGCGCAAATACTTCTCTCGGATGCACAAGCGAGGCGTTGAGAGAACCAATTGACACATCTTCGCGGCAAATCACCTGATTCCGCGCATTGAGAAAAAGCGCCACAAAATACTCCTTGCGCCGATCTTTGATATCTGTGAGCAGTCCCAAAACATCGGCCGGACTGGTAATAGTAGGCTCAATCCCCATTCCCTGATTGAGTCCTCGTTTTGCCAGTTCAAATCCCGCGACCAAACCCGCGGCTTTTGCACGCCCGATTCCCTTGATTGTCGTGAGCTTTTTCAGATCCATATCCACGAGTTCTTTAACCGAAAAGCGCTTGAATATCGCACGCGAAAATTCCAGCACATTTCGGCCTTCGTATCCCGTTCGCAACAAAATCGCCAGCAATTCATCATCGCGCAATCCCTCTGGTCCCAAACGCTCGAGTTTTTCTCGTGGCATATCCACATCTGCCACGCCCGCGATACCTCCTCTACTTTTTACAAAGCCACTCATATACTATCTCCCTGATATTGTTTCCACAACATCAGGCAAAATCAGTGCCGTTGATCAAGATATTTTACAAATCTTTTATTTATATGTACTTATAGATTTAACGACAAAAAAATCAGTACAATATTTGCAACACAATGTTCAATTTACATCCCAAAATATGAACATGCTGTTCTTCATTAAGTGCGAAAAAATCTACTCACAGCGTGCGTTTCTGTGCAAAAAGCCATTTCATAAAAACCGGCTCGGGATCACAGCGATCGCTGCTGAGTTGGGTGCTGCCATTGTCGGCACCGGTAATCATTTTCATAGCAACACCATGTCCATCACCAGTCCAGATAGTAAACTTCATATTCCCACCTAATTTCTCTATCTCCTCAAAAAGTTTTTGAGCGCGGTCGAATGGACAGACCTTATCCCGATCCCCGTGGAAAGCCCATATCGGAACATCTTTAATCACTGACGCATCGATAAATTCTTCTGTCTGAGGCAAACCCGTCCCAGCCGAAGGTGCTGCCGCTGCGAAATAATGGGGATCAATTTGTAAAAAGACATGGGTACCGTGCCCCCCCATGGAGTGCCCCAGAACGTATATTCTATCCATATCAACGGATGGTAATGTTGCAATGAGATCTTTGATCTTTTGGAGGTCTTCTGCATTCCACAAACGACTGACTTGAGGAGCGAGTACATAAGAGGGATAATCTTTTCGCCTCTGCTCGTCTGCAAGAAGTCTATTCCAGCCACGCAATTGTTTTCGATTATCTGTCCCCCGGCCACCGCCACCATGCAATGAAACAATAACAGGGTAGCGCTTGTCCGCATCAAAATCTATGGGCTTCAACAGTCGATATGGCATCTCGTTGAAAACGTGAGGCTCATAAAGCTCAACCCATTCATTGCCATCGGGTTGTGCATCTGTTTCTGATGCGGTAACCAGCGAACAAACCATGGTCGCAACAACTGCGTCCCAAAAATATCTCTTCAACTGCAAGGGTTGGTTCATGTCCTAATCCTTTCTTTTTGTTGTCGGGATTCACCGATTGACCGACACCTCAACGGCCATCTTATCTCCAGCAGTTAAGACCACTTCTTCTTCTATGGTCAGACTCACTTTATCGTCGCTAAATGAAGCTGTCGTACTGACCACTTCCCTACCGACGGAAGCAACGACCGATTGTACACGCCGACCTTCGGGCAATTCAAATTCAAATATCCGAATGGGCAGACGCCCCCATTCAACGCTTAATTCCATAACCTGCATATGCACATCTCGTCTCTGTCTGAACAGGCCCCATCCTTCGG
Coding sequences:
- a CDS encoding 2-phospho-L-lactate transferase CofD family protein, producing the protein MSLENARAIVFDLDGTLFDLTPVVHAARQRVATFLFSNGFFATRAYALQRINTLERKHGPYYSSSPYYFAFFDIAKAVFKDKPDQVRRFLDKQNTDPEAEPVEALVAEMERVYNAEDVEDIRPYPDALHTLRELRQAGYKLFLVTLGRVRRQRNKIDRLGIAPYFDRIINEGPPAHAYWFSELRESHNLSPDQLIVVGDRTQDEIRAGNRHGLTTIWLRRGRFSRETPAIGDRPDYEIKYLAQLSTLLHLSRIGKTPDRFRIAVIGGGTGLPTVLRGLRPYTRHPTAVVAVTDSGASSGRIRWNLGVQPPGDIRNALTALADPEQISQGLFNVFQHRFPNSEQESGIFKNDHIGNFLVAALTQQLGDFHAAIKTASDMLHVQGTVFPASTDNVDICAKLTNGEHRYTEWMVRKPDKSPLERAYLVTNDALLRELNRKNSALERVIDPETGQVEIRVRLGHKVSLEQNQIRAPREALQAIADADVVVIGPGSLYTSVITNLLVPDIQKALVKRAQSKTIYVCNIVTQPGQTDNFRASDHLKAILKHLPKNQRDGVIDHMLVQDLRIFQTPKSEDWHPLLKKYKKDGKILVECDTKTLDTLGPWTRADFLEEFHPDAIERGEGDFISHDPAKVADAICRIFCGLSVPDYWGLNE
- a CDS encoding HAD hydrolase-like protein, giving the protein MTAKIRGIIFDLDDTLFDCTGQLTQPARRRAAQILASAHPNLSIETCYQQQVSLSQTHGSSEAIRILGTQYNIPSNIAEQALNAYNPRNVEAITPFPDVPSTLATLVQRGYQLALVTSGNPDRQREKVRLLGLCNYFSEADNTLILLNDRKSNDKTPSLTQAAKALSLSHAHILCVGDKLTDEIATAKTLGMATARMRHGRQKNRKPQTPSEQPDIEIDHISQLLPLLS
- a CDS encoding SAM-dependent chlorinase/fluorinase, with product MSRILTLTTDFGISDGYVAVMKGVVLTCVPDAQIVDITHQVSPQDVAAGAFAMYSACPFFPEGSVHVGVVDPGVGSDRRGIVVETEQFLYVGPDNGLFSPVYEREGVRRIVAIENAALMRPQVSSTFHGRDVFAQVGAHLLRGVSCEEVGPEIEDPVTCDLWGVEERDDALVGRVVCVDHFGNAISMITRSQIDEKYPDGDFEIIIGAIRFDRICQTYSEVEKGEALALYGSLDTLEIAVCEGSASRTLGIKRGDEICVCRR
- the radC gene encoding DNA repair protein RadC yields the protein MSGFVKSRGGIAGVADVDMPREKLERLGPEGLRDDELLAILLRTGYEGRNVLEFSRAIFKRFSVKELVDMDLKKLTTIKGIGRAKAAGLVAGFELAKRGLNQGMGIEPTITSPADVLGLLTDIKDRRKEYFVALFLNARNQVICREDVSIGSLNASLVHPREVFAPAVGSSAASVILAHNHPSGDVTPSREDIELTRRMVQAGEIMGIEVLDHLIVGSERFLSMKEANVF
- a CDS encoding dienelactone hydrolase family protein codes for the protein MNQPLQLKRYFWDAVVATMVCSLVTASETDAQPDGNEWVELYEPHVFNEMPYRLLKPIDFDADKRYPVIVSLHGGGGRGTDNRKQLRGWNRLLADEQRRKDYPSYVLAPQVSRLWNAEDLQKIKDLIATLPSVDMDRIYVLGHSMGGHGTHVFLQIDPHYFAAAAPSAGTGLPQTEEFIDASVIKDVPIWAFHGDRDKVCPFDRAQKLFEEIEKLGGNMKFTIWTGDGHGVAMKMITGADNGSTQLSSDRCDPEPVFMKWLFAQKRTL